The Candidatus Poribacteria bacterium genome includes the window TTTCAGCAGATTCAGGATTCTGAGAGATTTCTGAGTTTTCATATTCTGGAACAACTTCCTGCCAGCATGTCATTGCAAGGTTTTGCAGATTTTTGATCTTTTTTTCCCGAGACGTGTGTGTATCTCTAATCACTTTATCTATTTGGTGAATGATTCGTGGTACTGACTTTTTAATCTTCATAATCATCGCTTATCTACTCCGTCCTTAACCTCGGATCTAAGGCATCACGGACGGCATCGCCGAAGAGATTAGCAGGTAGCACCAATCCGAACATAAACGTAAACGCCGCAGTGAGATTCCACCAAACAACCGGATCACGAGCGAGTTCTAAACGCGCCGTGTTAATCATATTTCCCCAACTTCCCGTTGTCGGTTCAACACCGATTTGGAGATAACTCAGTAACGCCTCTGCAAGCACCAACCCACTAAATCGCAAAATAGTGGTGATCAATACGATATGCATGAGATTCGGAACGAGATGTTTCAGAATAATGAGTCCACGATGGACGCCAAAGGCTTCGGACGCTTGGATATATTCCAATTCCCGGAGCTTTAAAGTTTCACCGCGTAGGATACGACACAGCCCCGTCCAACTTCTGATACCCATAATGAGACAGAGATTGAACAATCCTTGCCCGAAGAGGAGCATGAAGGCAACAATAAGAAGGATAGACGGAATGGAATCGAGTGTGGCGTAGATGTACTGAACGGCATCGTCTACCCACCCCCCAAAATAACCCGCGATAACACCGAAAAATATGGCAAATGGAACAGCAATCAAGGTGGTAAATCCGCCGATAACAAGTCCCGTGCGGATACCTTTCAGGGCACGGTAAAGAACATCACTACCTACCTTGTCGGTGCCAAGGAGATGACTCCGCGGATACTGAAGCGGTGGATATTCACGAACTGTGCGTCCGTCAGGTGTCTGGAGGGTGCTTTTCGCATAGAGATGCGCTGCCAACGGAGCAGAATAGGTTTTCTCGGTTCGTTCCCGAAGGGGCGTGCAAAGTCTATCAAGGAGACTCAAGCCTCTCGGTCTATAGACAATGGCACCACTCTCATTCCGAGTGAGTGTTTGGTCGGTCTGCCGTATGAGTGGATCGCGCCAACCGATGCTATCCAACACACCGACAAGGAGGTATCCTAAGAGAACGAAAAGACAAACAATAGCGAGACGATTTCTGCGAATCTGCCTTGCCGCGTTTCGCCAATACTCTTGCTGCGAGGCGTATCGGAGAAACCATCCCGCACCGACAAGACAGGCAATGACGATGAGATTTTGGTAAGCATCGGAACGCCAAACCCAACTCAACCGATCGTCGATTCCAATGTCTGGACCGTTTGTTCCGATGAGAAAAATAGGCATTTATAGTAGTTGCAGATACTGAATCATTAAGAAACTTTCCATGACCCAGAAGCGGTTGGGATTAACCGAAAACCACCGTGAAACGAAGTGGAACGGTGCCCAGATTTAATAGTTTAAAAAATTTGATAAACGGCTTCGCGTGTGTGAAACCCATCTTTAATGACTTCTTCGTCTAAATTTTCCTTGTCAACCTGGATAGGTGTCAGCAAGATAGATGGCACCTCAATTTTGCCGTTGTTAACGGTCTGTGTCGCTTCAGCGATCGCCTCACCTTTTGCGAGTGCGACAGCGGCTTGTGCCGCCTTCGTTGCGATGAGGTGGATCGGTTTGTAAACGGTCATGGTCTGCGTGCCTTTGACAATTCGTTGGCACGCGGCGAGTTCCGCATCCTGCCCTGAAATGAGAACGCTTCCTGCCAAATTTTGTCCCTCAAGTGCCTGTATCACGCCACCGGCTGTGCCATCATTTGACGCAACGACAGCGTCTATTTGGTTGTTCGTTTGTGTCAAGACCTGCTCTGCCTTCTTAAGCGCGTCCCGCGGATCCCAATTAACCGCCCAATGTTCTCCGCCTGCTACTAAACGAATGGCACCACTGTCAATCGCGGGTTGCAGGGCACGGAGTTGCCCCTGTCGAAGGAGTTGTGCATTATTGTCAGTCGGCGCACCACCGAGTAGGAAATAGGCACCCTCTGGCTTCTGACGCAATAGGTACTCGGCTTGCAGGTATCCGACCTGTTCGTTGTCGAAAGAGATATAGAGATCGGGTGAACTCTCGCGAATTAGCCGATCATAGGCGATGACTTTGATACCCTCTGCGTGCGCGGCTTGGACAATTTGGGCGGCAGCGACGCTATCCTTCGGAATAACAACAAGAACGTCCACACCTTGGGTAATCATGTTCTCGGCTTGTGCGTTCTGTCGACGCTCATCTCCATCAGCAGACTGGACGATAACTTCGGCACCGAGTTTCTCTGCTTCAGCCGTAAAAATATCTCGGTCCTTCTGCCAGCGTTCCACACGCAACGAATCCATAGATAAACCGATTTTGATCTTCTTAGCGGTAGTAGCACCCGTCTCTTCGCTCTTTTTTTCTGTGCCCGGGTCAGCACATCCAAATAGGATTACGAGACACGCCGATAAAACGCAGAAAAGCGATGTAATCTTCACACAAACTATGTTTTTGGGAGCACTCGGAAGCCCAAAGTTACCGTTAAAAGTCGGAAGGCGCATCGTATCACTCCTTTTGAAACTCATTATTGCTCTTCAGACGAATCTGTTTCCGATGTAGATTCCTCGGATGGGGCAGAATCGGGTGTAATTTCGCGAACAGCATCACCAATTTTGAGGGGTTCCGTTGTCTCAACAATTCGGAAGATAGAAACCTTATCATTAAGGATTTCAGAAATCGCCACGAGACCAATCTGTTTGGGTACATAGGTAAGGATTTCACCCGTATCTAAATCTCGTACCGGCTTGCCTCTGGTATAGACAGCGAACTCTTGGTTGATCGCTATCCGCTTGCTGGAACCGATATTGACATAAATCTTATCCGGATGCTCATTGTCCACGTACTGAATTTTGCCTTTGACAGGTTCCCCAGACACCGTTTCTGAAGCTTCTTGTCCTTCTTTGGCGGTACCGGTTTTCGGTTCCCAAGGCGTAATGAAATTGGGTCCGACATTGTCTCGAAGTGCCAAAACCACCTTGATTAACGCTTCGTTGGTTACGACGCCAAAAAGGGTTCTGTCGTATTCAGTACTCGCAAACTGGATCTGATTAAGTTCGGTTGGTCTGACAATCGGACGTGGATTGCTCCGTTGCGTGTCCTTCGTTTGACCAAAAGAGAGGTTTGTTCCTTCCTCGGTCACACTGGCTTCAAGAGAGGCGAATTTTGTGCCGGTGTACCGGTGGTCGCGACTGGCGGAGATTCGAGGCTCAGCCACAAGACTACCGGAGGCGTTGTAGAATTTCATGTTCAGTTTAATGGTGGCACGGTGTAGGGACCCTCGCAGGATAACAGGAGCAAGGTAACTCGCACTCCCAAGCCCTTGCTGCGATTCACGTCCACCTTCCCGCAGTGTGCGTGAAGCGTTAGCTCTCAACCGCTCTTGATTAAATTTTCGGATATCACCCACTACAATTACGTCGGCATTGAGATGTTTCGCAAGCGTTACAAGCTGCGCCTGATCCAGTTTTTTCAGGTTCTGTCGTGAGAGCGTCATCAGTGCCATAGCATCAAGGAGTTCATCTTTACTGACAGGTTCATACACATCCGTTTCGACGAATTTCCGATTGAGCATTTTGGCAAATCCTGCCTCCAAATCCCAGCGTTTCTTTGTGCTGAACAGGTTACCGATGAAAGCAGGAACACAACCACATCCGGTAGGAGAATCAAAGCGACTGTGATCCTCAAAATAGAGAACAGCAATGCGTTTCTTTGGCGTTGCATCGCTAACGGTAATAGCGCCAATCATGAAACACAGACTGAACCCTATCACAAACAGACCTTTTAATTTTACCTTGCGAAGGAACGACGGGGTTTGTGCTTTGACGTGTATCTCTTCAGAGTCGCCCTCCATTACATTACGGGCTTGGTTTTTGTTGTTATTAAGACATGAAAAAAAGCGTTTCACCCTTTTTTACCCTCCTTTTTCCTTCATTCACCCTTCACACCTATAGTTTAGCAATCCTGTGAAGATTTATCAAGGAAATTTAATTTTCTTAAGAGATTGTTTTCTTTAACAAGAAATCACTTGAAACCCCAGAAAATATCTGGTATCATTTGTAAAGTTAGCAGACAAATTTGTAAGCGGCAGCTTACTGCTACGCAAAACACAAACGAAAAAGGAAACGCTATGTTTACAAAAAACAGATTCAAGTATCATAATTTACTACATACATTTACATCCGCCGCGTTGGTTGTGCTAATTGTCTTCTATGGGTGTAGCGATCAGCAATCGGCTGAAAAAGCAAAAACAGGTGATACCGTCCCCCAGAAAAAGGAATGGCTCTCGATTTTGGGAGGCGTGATGGGCGGCAGTTTTTCACAATTCGCGGGTGGCGTTAGCCGCGTTCTGACCCACAAGGAACCACATCTGAAAATATCCATCGACGCCTCTGCGGGTTCGGTCGAAAATACGCGGCGTGTGAACCAAGACCCAGAAGCACTCGGTGTCGTTTTTGCCGCTGAAAGCTACCTTGGCTACCACGGTGAAGAAATTTTCGCAGAAGAGGGACCGAAAACTAACATTCGTATGGTAACGTTGCTTTTCATAGCTTATGACCAATTTTCAACATTGGAGAATAGTGATATTCACCAGTTTGAAGACATTGTTGGAAAAAAAATCGCCTCTGGAGCAAGTGGGTCGGGTACTGCACAGACGTTAGAACGCCTGTCAAGATTAGCGGGCATCTGGGGAAAGTTCACGCCGATCTATAAAGGTGGGAGCGCTGCCGCCGAGGCTCTTCAAGATGGACAGGTCGCTGGGTTCCAGTGGCTTGTCAGTGTGCCGAATAGTGCTGTTATCCAGTTAACAGCGATCAAATCTATTCGGATGATTGATCTCGACGTAGCTGCGAAGAAGTACGGCTTCTATGAAAAATATCCCTTCTACCTCCCCGGCTCCCTACCAGAAGGCGCGTATGAAGGTAAAGTGGAACCGGTGAATACTATTCTGATGCCAACGGTACTCATCTCGAATAAAGCAGTGAGCGAGGAGACTATTTACAAACTTCTAAAGCATGTTTACGCCTCAGAGGGACATCAGGCGATGCTGCAAACAAATCAAGCCGCAGCAGACATGACGATAGAGAATGGACCAAAGGCGTTTGTTATTCCACTACACCGCGGGGCATACAAATTCTGGAGTGAACAGGGTGTGGACATTCCAGCGCACGCGATGCCGGTGGACTAAGCTAAGGAACAGATGCCAATGTTCAGCAAATTTGCGGTGCCTGTGGCTATCCTACTGATAGTATTGGGAATATGGGAAGGGGTCGTTCATCTTTTTGAGATGCCACGCTATATTCTGCCAGCCCCTTCAAAAATTGTGGTGACACTATTTGCAGAACACGCACAATTACTGAAACACACGCTCGTGACACTACAAGAGATGCTCCTTGGATTTCTCCTCGCCGTCAGCATCGGTGTCCCGTTAGCCGTGTTGATGTTCGAGTTCCCAACGTTAGAGAAAGCCTTCTATCCGTATGTCATCGGCTCACAAACGGTTCCAGTGTTCGCTATCGCTCCACTACTGGTGCTATGGTTTGGCTTCGGCATTGCCTCAAAAGTCATCATGGCAGCACTGATTGTATTCTTCGCGATTGTGCTGAATACACTCGATGGCTTGAAATCCACTGATCCAGATACCGTAAACCTGCTCCGAATTTTGCGGGCAACGCGCTGGCAGATCCTTTGGAAAGTACGTATCCCGTCGGCATTGCCGTTTATTTTTTCAGGGGCAAAGATAGGCATTTCTATCTCTACAATTGGTGCGGTTATCGGGGAATGGGTGGGCGCGAAGGCGGGACTCGGGTACCTTATGCTGTATGCGAACGGAACACTCCAAGTTTCACTGGTATTTGCTGCTATCCTCTGTTTAACACTTTTAGGCTTAGGTCTTTTTGGATTGATGACGCTGTTGGAGCGGTATGCAATGCCGTGGCGGCGGTATCAATATAACAAATCAGATATGTGATAGACCCCCAGCGAAAGCATCGGGGTTTTGACACCGAATTCGATAAGAAAGGAAATGCTCATGAAAATAGCAATTTGCTTAATGTTTCTCATCAGTTGTAGTATACTTTTGACAGGAATTGACAGCCGTGCAGACAGCCACCAGAACTCTGAAATGGAGAAGGTCACACTGCTCCTCGATTGGTTTCCTAACATAGATCACGCGCCACTTTACGTCGCACAAGAGAATAAGATTTTCGGCAAACACGGATTAGAAGTCGAACTCCTCTGGGGTGGCGATCCAGATGCTCCACTTAAACTCGTGGCGGCAGGGGAATACCCGTTTGCTGTAAGTTACCAACAAAGCGTAACAATTGCACGGGCAAGTGAAGAGGTTTTGCCGGTTAAATCAATCGGTCTACTTGTGGAACATCCACTCAACACGATTAGTTTCCTGAAAAAAACGGGCATTAAAACGCCAGCAGATTTCAAAGGAAAAAAAATTGGATACACAGTTGCACCGCTGGACGTGCTGCTGTTTAATGCCATCGGGGCGAATGCCGGATTATCCGAAGACGATTATGAATTAATAAACGTAGGCACGAATATTTTGGCACCTCTTCTAAGCGGTCAGATTGATGCAGTGATCGGACCATTTCGAAATTACGAAATTAACATGCTGAAACTTGAAGGGGCAGAAGCCGATTATTTCGCACTCGAGAAGCACGGTATTCCAGACTATTATGAATTAGTCATCATCACTAACGACGCTTATTTGGAAAACCATCCTGAAACCGCTAAAAAACTGATGACGGCAATTCAGGAAGCAATTAAATTTACGAAGGAAAAACCCGATGATGCACTTCAACTTTTTTTTAAGGCAAACCCTGATGCCACTAAAGAATTAGAAGAGCTCGCTTTTCGGGATACATTGGATGTGTTCGCAACCACACAGGTGCAATCCGCAGAAAAATGGGCAGCCTTCGCAAAATTCGCCTATGAAAAAGGCTTGATTTCCAAAAAAGTCGAAGCAAAAGACTGTTTCATCAATGTGCTGGAAAAATAACAGTTTCAACCGATAGCTTTAATGAAGAACAAAAAGATTCTCATCATCGGTGGTGGCGTGATTGGTCTCGGTATCGGCTGGCAATTGGCGAAATCGGGGGCTTCCGTCACCATCTACGAACAAGCTGAAACCGGGCGCGCTGCGTCTTGGGCGGCTGCCGGAATGCTCGCGCCACTCGCCGAAGCACATACCGAAGAACCGGAACTGCTGAAACTCGGATGCCAAAGTTTAGCACTCTACCCTCAATGGGTTCAGGAATTAGAGGCGGATGCCGAGATGTCTATCGGGTATCGGGTGGATGGCACTCTGATCGTCGGGTTAGAACCCGATGACACACACCAACTTCGACACCTTTACGGCTCACAACAAGATTTAGGGCTGGAGGTCGAATGGTTGGCAGGACGAGAGGCGCGTGAAATCGAACCTGCCCTTTCACCGCGCGTGACGGCAGCGATCCGTTGTGAGAGCGACCATCAGGTCGATAACCGATTGATGGTGAAAGCCCTCAAACGCGGCTATCAGAGATATGGCGGTGTGGTGTGCGAAAACAGAGCAATTGAAAGCATCTACATAGAAAACGGCATCGCGGCTGGCGTAAAGACGCGAGATGGAGAGAAACAAAACGGAGATGCTATCGTGCTGTCGGCAGGATGTGAATCCGCCCAAATTCAGGGACTTCCAGATGCCATCCGTCCGCCGGTGCGCCCCGTGAAAGGACAGATGCTGGCGTTGCAAATGGAAGCCGGTATCACGGTTAATAACGTCATCCGCACTGTCAGAGCAAGGTACCCGACATCGGTATATTTGGTGCCGAGAACCGATGGCAGGCTCATCATCGGCGCGACAAGCGAGGAGATGGGATTTGACACACGTTTGACCGCTGGCGGTGTGTTTGAGCTGCTCCGCGGCGCGTGGGAAGCGGTCCCGGGCATTTATGAACTGCCGCTCCTTGAAACATGGACAGGCTTACGTCCGGGTAGCAGGGACAACGCACCCATACTTGGCGAAACGCCCATTGAGAATCTGATATACGCCACTGGACATTATCGCAACGGCATCTTACTCACACCCATCACGGCTTACGAGATCGCCAAACTGATTCTGACGGGTGAGACTTCAGAGTCAATTGTCCCATTTCGGTTAGACAGATTTTTAGCATAACGGGAGTCAAGCATGAAGATAAGCGTTAACGGCAAAGAGAAAAGGGTTCGTCCGAATTTAAATGTCTACGAACTGCTCATCGATTTAGAAATAGATCCAACGCAGTCAGGCATCGCTGTCGCCGTGGCTCGGGAGGTTATCCCAAAAATGGAGTGGCAAGCAACGGAACTCCGTGAGAATAGTGAAGTTGAGATTATACGCGCCGTCCAAGGGGGTTAATACGCTGCAAAGCGCGCCAACAGGAAAATAAGGTCCCAAGTATAACCCTTGATAAAGAGACTCCAAAGTGCTATACTAAATTGGAAACGCAGAGACGTATACGACTCAATCAAAAAATAAACTTGGCACTGGAAAAATAAGAAATGCAAGAATTCAAGATTGCTGATCAGACATATACATCAAGACTGCTTATCGGGACGGCAGGGTACCCGAATTTCCACATCATGACGGAGTCCATTGCTGCGAGTGATGCCGAAATCGCGACGGTGTCAATGCGGCGCGTGAAATTTACAGATACACCGGGTGAGAATTTGTTCGCACTTCTACGCGAACGAGGTATGACAATCCTCCCAAACACCGCCGGTTGTTTCACAGCAAAGGACGCGATTCTGACAGCGAACCTCGCGAGAGAGGCACTTGAGACATCGCTTATTAAACTCGAAATCATCGGAGATGAGGAAACACTATTTCCAGATGTGGAGCAGCTGCTGCGTGCAGCAGAGACACTCGTGAAAGACGGCTTCACCGTGCTACCGTATTGTAACGACGATCCGATTACGTGCAAGAAATTAGAAGACCTTGGCTGTGCAGCCGTGATGCCGTTAGGTGCTCCGATCGGCTCAGGGATGGGGATCCGTAACCCGTACAATATTCAGATTATCCGAGATCTCGTGAAAGTGCCTCTCATTGTGGATGCCGGCGTTGGGACAGCATCGGATGCAGCCATAGCGATGGAGTTAGGGTGCGACGGTGTTTTGCTGAACACAGCAGTCGCAAAAGCGCACCGTCCCGTGCTAATGGCGGAGGCAATGAAAAAAGCCGTCGAAGCC containing:
- a CDS encoding ABC transporter permease, translated to MPIFLIGTNGPDIGIDDRLSWVWRSDAYQNLIVIACLVGAGWFLRYASQQEYWRNAARQIRRNRLAIVCLFVLLGYLLVGVLDSIGWRDPLIRQTDQTLTRNESGAIVYRPRGLSLLDRLCTPLRERTEKTYSAPLAAHLYAKSTLQTPDGRTVREYPPLQYPRSHLLGTDKVGSDVLYRALKGIRTGLVIGGFTTLIAVPFAIFFGVIAGYFGGWVDDAVQYIYATLDSIPSILLIVAFMLLFGQGLFNLCLIMGIRSWTGLCRILRGETLKLRELEYIQASEAFGVHRGLIILKHLVPNLMHIVLITTILRFSGLVLAEALLSYLQIGVEPTTGSWGNMINTARLELARDPVVWWNLTAAFTFMFGLVLPANLFGDAVRDALDPRLRTE
- the xylF gene encoding D-xylose ABC transporter substrate-binding protein; this translates as MRLPTFNGNFGLPSAPKNIVCVKITSLFCVLSACLVILFGCADPGTEKKSEETGATTAKKIKIGLSMDSLRVERWQKDRDIFTAEAEKLGAEVIVQSADGDERRQNAQAENMITQGVDVLVVIPKDSVAAAQIVQAAHAEGIKVIAYDRLIRESSPDLYISFDNEQVGYLQAEYLLRQKPEGAYFLLGGAPTDNNAQLLRQGQLRALQPAIDSGAIRLVAGGEHWAVNWDPRDALKKAEQVLTQTNNQIDAVVASNDGTAGGVIQALEGQNLAGSVLISGQDAELAACQRIVKGTQTMTVYKPIHLIATKAAQAAVALAKGEAIAEATQTVNNGKIEVPSILLTPIQVDKENLDEEVIKDGFHTREAVYQIF
- a CDS encoding TAXI family TRAP transporter solute-binding subunit: MFTKNRFKYHNLLHTFTSAALVVLIVFYGCSDQQSAEKAKTGDTVPQKKEWLSILGGVMGGSFSQFAGGVSRVLTHKEPHLKISIDASAGSVENTRRVNQDPEALGVVFAAESYLGYHGEEIFAEEGPKTNIRMVTLLFIAYDQFSTLENSDIHQFEDIVGKKIASGASGSGTAQTLERLSRLAGIWGKFTPIYKGGSAAAEALQDGQVAGFQWLVSVPNSAVIQLTAIKSIRMIDLDVAAKKYGFYEKYPFYLPGSLPEGAYEGKVEPVNTILMPTVLISNKAVSEETIYKLLKHVYASEGHQAMLQTNQAAADMTIENGPKAFVIPLHRGAYKFWSEQGVDIPAHAMPVD
- a CDS encoding ABC transporter permease — its product is MFSKFAVPVAILLIVLGIWEGVVHLFEMPRYILPAPSKIVVTLFAEHAQLLKHTLVTLQEMLLGFLLAVSIGVPLAVLMFEFPTLEKAFYPYVIGSQTVPVFAIAPLLVLWFGFGIASKVIMAALIVFFAIVLNTLDGLKSTDPDTVNLLRILRATRWQILWKVRIPSALPFIFSGAKIGISISTIGAVIGEWVGAKAGLGYLMLYANGTLQVSLVFAAILCLTLLGLGLFGLMTLLERYAMPWRRYQYNKSDM
- a CDS encoding ABC transporter substrate-binding protein — protein: MKIAICLMFLISCSILLTGIDSRADSHQNSEMEKVTLLLDWFPNIDHAPLYVAQENKIFGKHGLEVELLWGGDPDAPLKLVAAGEYPFAVSYQQSVTIARASEEVLPVKSIGLLVEHPLNTISFLKKTGIKTPADFKGKKIGYTVAPLDVLLFNAIGANAGLSEDDYELINVGTNILAPLLSGQIDAVIGPFRNYEINMLKLEGAEADYFALEKHGIPDYYELVIITNDAYLENHPETAKKLMTAIQEAIKFTKEKPDDALQLFFKANPDATKELEELAFRDTLDVFATTQVQSAEKWAAFAKFAYEKGLISKKVEAKDCFINVLEK
- the thiO gene encoding glycine oxidase ThiO codes for the protein MKNKKILIIGGGVIGLGIGWQLAKSGASVTIYEQAETGRAASWAAAGMLAPLAEAHTEEPELLKLGCQSLALYPQWVQELEADAEMSIGYRVDGTLIVGLEPDDTHQLRHLYGSQQDLGLEVEWLAGREAREIEPALSPRVTAAIRCESDHQVDNRLMVKALKRGYQRYGGVVCENRAIESIYIENGIAAGVKTRDGEKQNGDAIVLSAGCESAQIQGLPDAIRPPVRPVKGQMLALQMEAGITVNNVIRTVRARYPTSVYLVPRTDGRLIIGATSEEMGFDTRLTAGGVFELLRGAWEAVPGIYELPLLETWTGLRPGSRDNAPILGETPIENLIYATGHYRNGILLTPITAYEIAKLILTGETSESIVPFRLDRFLA
- the thiS gene encoding sulfur carrier protein ThiS codes for the protein MKISVNGKEKRVRPNLNVYELLIDLEIDPTQSGIAVAVAREVIPKMEWQATELRENSEVEIIRAVQGG
- a CDS encoding thiazole synthase; translation: MQEFKIADQTYTSRLLIGTAGYPNFHIMTESIAASDAEIATVSMRRVKFTDTPGENLFALLRERGMTILPNTAGCFTAKDAILTANLAREALETSLIKLEIIGDEETLFPDVEQLLRAAETLVKDGFTVLPYCNDDPITCKKLEDLGCAAVMPLGAPIGSGMGIRNPYNIQIIRDLVKVPLIVDAGVGTASDAAIAMELGCDGVLLNTAVAKAHRPVLMAEAMKKAVEAGRAAFLAGRIPRKLYATASSPQDGTIE